In Podospora pseudopauciseta strain CBS 411.78 chromosome 3, whole genome shotgun sequence, one genomic interval encodes:
- a CDS encoding hypothetical protein (EggNog:ENOG503NUVP; COG:G): MQFPSNVLAFGSLFVTAGYAHDTDTSTSAVDTTLITSVSIELSTTGTTLSSATDTYSGTVTDALSDSTGLIKPRPTTEGGGPLDTVYACGDTTVIDQFSYGSPLVKDCWDVYNGLDGKTDPWILDHMWEQRAFASSGTCVIGAQIVSQTDYPSYVGSEDFRIAIKKSIEQFAKKDDKSQELVGTKGYMQCGTFFLCYSLACQSMVS; this comes from the exons ATGCAATTCCCCAGCAACGTCCTGGCTTTCGGTAGCCTCTTTGTCACCGCTGGCTATGCTCATGACACAGAtacctccacctcggcggTCGACACCACCCTCATAACCTCCGTCAGCATCGAGCTCTCCACCACAGGCACCACACTGTCCAGTGCCACGGATACCTACAGCGGCACTGTCACCGACGCCTTGAGCGATTCCACCGGCCTCATCAAACCTCGCCCCACCACCGAGGGCGGTGGCCCTCTCGACACAGTCTACGCCTGCGGAGACACCACCGTCATTGACCAGTTCAGCTACGGCTCTCCCCTAGTGAAGGACTGCTGGGACGTCTACAACGGTCTGGACGGGAAAACTGACCCTTG GATCCTGGATCACATGTGGGAGCAGCGTGCTTTTGCGTCGTCGGGTACCTGTGTCATCGGCGCCCAGATCGTTAGCCAGACCGACTATCCTTCGTATGTTGGCAGTGAGGACTTTCGCATCGCTATCAAGAAGTCGATTGAGCAGTTTGCCAAGAAGGATGACAAGAGCCAGGAGCTTGTCGGCACCAAGGGTTATATGCAATGCGGCACGTTTTTTCTCTGCTATTCCCTTGCCTGTCAGAGTATGGTATCTTGA
- a CDS encoding hypothetical protein (EggNog:ENOG503NXU6; COG:O), which translates to MSFPVDNTAGNNNANTMASDPRLIYYDIAFAVPREKNTAAPNPWKARYALNFKGVPYKTEWVQMLDITKVRKGLGASACRKFADGADYYTLPVLKDSTTGAIVGDSFDIALYLQETFPDSGSGDLFPEQPDLNYVCPGAEEVLIPLSKREDVQHKDYSKFNTNVDWAFTLHTALMASGMKWDKEFEQGIKDEFVRRLGAKSWEDMGVYGEKRVHMLESLKQTLTGLAGLYKRNENGPFLLGDRASHADFIVGGWLRFMERTLPADEWKQAEGWHDGVFGKLHAALQERFGDVK; encoded by the coding sequence ATGAGCTTTCCCGTCGACAACACAGCAGGAAACAACAACGCAAACACCATGGCATCAGATCCTCGCCTGATCTACTACGACATCGCCTTTGCCGTCCCCCGCGAAAAAAACACCGCGGCCCCAAACCCCTGGAAGGCCCGCTACGCCCTCAACTTCAAAGGCGTCCCCTACAAGACAGAATGGGTGCAGATgctcgacatcaccaaaGTCCGCAAGGGGCTCGGGGCGTCGGCCTGCCGGAAATTCGCCGACGGGGCTGATTACTACACTCTGCCGGTGCTAAAAGACAGCACAACCGGTGCGATTGTCGGCGACTCATTCGACATTGCGCTCTACCTTCAGGAGACGTTCCCCGACTCTGGGTCCGGGGATTTGTTTCCCGAGCAGCCCGACCTGAATTATGTCTGTCCTGGCGCGGAGGAGGTCTTGATTCCGCTGAGCAAGAGGGAGGATGTTCAGCACAAGGACTATTCCAAGTTTAACACGAATGTTGATTGGGCGTTCACCCTGCACACGGCGTTGATGGCGTCGGGGATGAAGTGGGATAAGGAGTTTGAACAAGGAATCAAAGACGAATTTGTGAGACGGCTTGGGGCGAAATCGTGGGAGGATATGGGGGTTtatggggagaagagggtgcaTATGTTGGAGTCGCTGAAACAGACATTAACGGGCCTGGCGGGGTTGTATAAACGGAATGAAAACGGGCCCTTTCTACTTGGGGACAGGGCTTCGCATGCCGATTTTATTGTGGGAGGGTGGCTGAGGTTCATGGAGAGGACGTTGCCTGCGGACGAGTGGAAGCAGGCCGAGGGGTGGCATGATGGGGTTTTTGGCAAGTTGCATGCGGCATTGCaggagaggtttggggaTGTCAAATAG